The Pan troglodytes isolate AG18354 chromosome 1, NHGRI_mPanTro3-v2.0_pri, whole genome shotgun sequence genome includes a region encoding these proteins:
- the OR1C1 gene encoding olfactory receptor 1C1 has translation MHRSIYAFVIGYSGKRKVIGGKGLRKGFVGNMEKRNLTVVREFVLLGLPSSAEQQHLLSVLFLCMYLATTLGNMLIIATIGFDHLHSPMYFFLSNLAFVDICFTSTTVPQMVVNILTGTKTISFAGCLTQLFFFVSFVNMDSLLLCVMAYDRYVAICHPLHYTARMNLCICVQLVAGLWLVTYLHALLHTVLIAQLSFCASNIIHHFFCDLNPLLQLSCSDVSFNVMIIFAVGGLLALTPLVCILVSYGLIFSTVLKITSTQGKQRAVSTCSCHLSVVVLFYGTAIAVYFSPSSPHMPESNTLSTIMYSVIAPMLNPFIYTLRNRAMKRGLQKMLFKCTVFQQQ, from the exons ATGCATAGGTCCATCTATGCTTTTGTGATTGGATATTCAGGAAAGAGAAAAGTCATAGGTGGCAAAGGTCTCAGAAAAGG ATTTGTTGGGAAcatggaaaaaagaaatctaacaGTTGTCAGGGAATTCGTTCTTCTGGGACTTCCTAGCTCAGCAGAGCAGCAGCACCTCCTGTCTGTGCTCTTTCTCTGTATGTATTTAGCCACCACCTTGGGGAACATGCTCATCATTGCGACGATTGGCTTTGATCACCTCCATTCCCCTATGTACTTCTTCCTTAGTAACTTGGCCTTTGTTGACATCTGCTTTACGTCGACTACAGTCCCCCAAATGGTAGTGAATATCTTGACTGGCACCAAGACTATCTCTTTTGCAGGCTGCCTCACCCAGCTCTTCTTCTTCGTTTCTTTTGTGAATATGGACAGCCTCCTTCTGTGTGTAATGGCGTATGATAGATATGTGGCGATTTGCCACCCCTTACATTACACCGCCAGAATGAACTTGTGCATTTGTGTCCAGCTAGTGGCTGGACTGTGGCTTGTTACTTACCTCCACGCCCTCCTGCATACTGTCCTAATAGCACAGCTGTCCTTCTGTGCCTCCAATATCATCCATCATTTCTTCTGTGATCTCAATCCTCTCCTGCAGCTCTCTTGCTCTGACGTCTCCTTCAATGTAATGATCATTTTTGCAGTAGGAGGTCTATTGGCTCTCACGCCCCTTGTCTGTATCCTCGTATCTTATGGACTTATCTTCTCCACTGTTCTGAAGATCACCTCTACTCAGGGCAAGCAGAGAGCTGTTTCCACCTGCAGCTGCCACCTGTCAGTGGTGGTGTTGTTTTATGGCACAGCCATCGCCGTCTATTTCAGCCCTTCATCCCCCCATATGCCTGAGAGCAACACTCTGTCAACCATCATGTATTCAGTCATAGCCCCGATGCTGAATCCTTTCATCTACACCCTAAGGAACAGGGCTATGAAGAGGGGACTTCAGAAAATGCTTTTCAAGTGCACAGTCTTTCAGCAGCAATAA
- the LOC469752 gene encoding LOW QUALITY PROTEIN: olfactory receptor 9S13 (The sequence of the model RefSeq protein was modified relative to this genomic sequence to represent the inferred CDS: deleted 1 base in 1 codon) → MFSFFLLLSHLSLSLFFSFSLPPSLSHSLSLSTYTMVNFTHVSEFVLLGFQGGPGMQAMLFLIFLILYGIAVVGNLGMIVIIWVDAHLHTPMYAFLQSLSLLDICYSSTIAPRALANSMQEDHTISFGGCAAQFFFLSLFGTTEAFLLAAMAYDRFIAICNPLLYSVSMSHQVCVLLISGSYLWGVVNAIAQTTMTFRLPFCGSNEINDFFCDVPPLLSLSCSDTFINQLVLLGLCGSIIVSTFLIVLVSYIYIISTILRIPTMQGRQKTFSTCASHLTGVCLFFGTVFFMYAQPSAIFFMEQSKIVSIFYTMVIPMLNPLIYSLRNKEVKQALRRSMQKLSL, encoded by the exons atgttttccttcttcctcctcctctcccatctctctctctctctctttttctctttctctctccctccctctctctctcattctctttctctcagcACTTACACAATGGTGAATTTTACACATGTCTCAGAATTTGTTCTACTTGGGTTCCAAGGGGGTCCCGGAATGCAGGCTATgctatttctgatttttctgatCCTGTATGGCATAGCTGTGGTGGGAAACCTTGGCATGATTGTAATTATCTGGGTAGATGCACACCTCCACACCCCAATGTATGCCTTCCTGCAAAGCCtttcattgttggacatctgctATTCTTCCACAATTGCACCCAGGGCTCTGGCGAACTCCATGCAAGAGGACCACACAATTTCCTTTGGCGGATGTGCTGCTCAGTTCTTTTTCCTGTCTCTCTTTGGTACCACAGAGGCTTTCCTCCTGGCTGCCATGGCCTATGACCGCTTCATCGCCATCTGCAACCCTCTTCTGTACTCTGTGAGCATGTCTCACCAGGTCTGTGTGCTGTTAATATCAGGATCCTACTTGTGGGGTGTAGTCAATGCCATTGCTCAAACAACCATGACCTTCAGGTTGCCTTTCTGTGGGTCCAATGAGATCAACGACTTTTTCTGTGATGTCCCCCCACTCTTGTCCCTCTCATGTTCAGATACCTTTATAAACCAACTGGTTCTTCTTGGTTTATGTGGCTCCATTATTGTCAGTACCTTTTTGATTGTCCTGGTCTCATACATTTACATCATCTCAACAATTCTGAGGATCCCGACCATGCAGGGACGCCAGAAAACCTTCTCCACATGCGCTTCCCACCTAACAGGAGTGTGC TTGTTTTTTGGTACTGTTTTCTTCATGTATGCACAACCCAGTGCCATCTTCTTCATGGAGCAAAGTAAAATAGTGTCCATATTCTACACTATGGTCATCCCCATGCTGAATCCCCTGATATACAGCCTGAGGAACAAAGAGGTCAAGCAGGCTCTGAGACGGAGCATGCAGAAGCTGTCTTTGTGA